The following are encoded in a window of Citrobacter freundii genomic DNA:
- a CDS encoding phosphoethanolamine transferase CptA, with protein sequence MQSLQLQTKPPFSWKALGWALLYFWFFSSLLQAIIYFSGYSGTNGLRDSILFSSLWLIPVFLFPNRIRIIAAIIGVVLWAASLAALSYYVIYGQEFSQSVLYVMFETNANEASEYLSQYFSLKIVFIALAYTAVAILLWTRLRPVYIPSPWRYLVSFALLYGLILHPMAVNTFIKHKPFERTLNGLASRMEPAAPWQFISGYYQYRQQLTSLNSLLNENNALPPLAHFKDNSGDAPRTLVLVIGESTQRGRMSLYGYPRETTPELDALHKSDPNLTVFNNVVTSRPYTIEILQQALTFANEKNPDLYLTQPSLMNMMKQAGYKTFWITNQQTMTARNTMLTVFSKQTDKQFYMNQQRTQSAREYDSNVLAPFKEVLADPAPKKFIIVHLLGTHIKYKFRYPDGQGKFDNNIDNVPPGLNSDELEAYNDYDSANVYNDHIIASLINDYKATDPNGFLLYFSDHGEEVYDTPPHKTQGRNEDNPTRHMYTVPFLLWTSEKWQAAHPRDFSQDVDRKYSSSELIHTWSDLAGFTYDGFDPTRAITNPQFKETTRWIGNPYKKNALIDYDTLPYGDQIGNQ encoded by the coding sequence ATGCAATCCTTACAACTCCAGACTAAACCCCCGTTTAGCTGGAAAGCCCTAGGTTGGGCACTTCTCTATTTTTGGTTTTTTTCTTCATTACTGCAGGCCATTATCTATTTTAGTGGTTACAGCGGCACGAATGGATTACGCGACTCGATATTATTCAGTTCGCTATGGTTGATCCCGGTATTTTTATTTCCCAATCGTATCCGTATTATTGCCGCCATCATTGGCGTCGTGCTGTGGGCAGCGTCACTCGCCGCACTAAGCTATTACGTCATTTACGGGCAGGAGTTCTCACAGAGCGTGCTGTACGTGATGTTTGAGACCAATGCCAACGAAGCCAGTGAATATTTAAGCCAGTATTTCAGCCTCAAGATTGTCTTCATCGCGCTGGCCTATACCGCCGTGGCGATTCTGCTGTGGACGCGCCTGCGCCCGGTTTATATTCCCTCCCCCTGGCGTTATCTGGTGTCGTTTGCGCTGTTATACGGTTTGATTCTGCACCCGATGGCCGTCAATACGTTTATTAAGCATAAACCTTTTGAGCGAACACTGAACGGTCTTGCCTCACGTATGGAACCCGCTGCGCCGTGGCAGTTTATTTCTGGCTATTATCAATATCGTCAACAGCTGACCTCATTGAACAGTCTGCTGAATGAGAATAATGCGCTGCCGCCGCTAGCACACTTTAAAGACAACTCTGGCGATGCCCCGCGCACGCTGGTGCTGGTAATTGGTGAGTCGACTCAGCGTGGACGCATGAGTCTGTACGGTTACCCGCGCGAAACCACGCCGGAACTGGACGCGCTGCACAAATCCGATCCTAACCTGACCGTATTCAATAATGTCGTGACCTCACGTCCGTACACCATTGAAATCCTGCAGCAGGCGCTGACCTTTGCTAACGAGAAGAACCCGGATTTATATCTGACGCAGCCGTCGCTGATGAACATGATGAAACAGGCGGGGTATAAGACCTTCTGGATCACCAACCAGCAAACCATGACCGCCCGTAACACCATGTTGACCGTGTTTTCCAAACAGACGGATAAGCAGTTCTATATGAACCAACAGCGCACCCAAAGTGCGCGTGAATACGACAGCAACGTATTGGCGCCGTTTAAAGAGGTGCTGGCCGATCCGGCGCCGAAAAAATTCATCATTGTTCATCTGCTGGGAACGCATATTAAGTACAAATTCCGCTATCCGGATGGTCAGGGGAAATTTGACAATAATATCGACAACGTCCCGCCAGGATTGAACAGCGATGAGCTGGAAGCCTATAACGATTACGACAGCGCTAATGTGTATAACGACCACATCATTGCCAGCCTAATTAACGACTACAAAGCCACCGATCCGAACGGCTTCCTGCTCTACTTCTCCGACCATGGCGAAGAGGTGTATGACACGCCGCCGCATAAAACGCAGGGGCGTAATGAAGACAACCCAACGCGTCATATGTACACGGTGCCGTTTCTGCTATGGACGTCTGAAAAATGGCAGGCTGCACACCCGCGTGACTTCTCACAAGATGTCGATCGTAAGTACAGCAGCTCTGAACTTATTCATACCTGGTCTGATTTAGCGGGCTTTACCTACGATGGATTCGACCCGACGCGTGCCATTACCAACCCGCAGTTCAAAGAGACAACCCGC
- the ppc gene encoding phosphoenolpyruvate carboxylase yields the protein MNEQYSALRSNVSMLGKVLGETIKDALGENILDRVETIRKLSKSSRAGNEANRQELLTTLQNLSNDELLPVARAFSQFLNLANTAEQYHSISPKGEAASNPEVIARTLRKLKDQPNLDEATIKKAVESLSLELVLTAHPTEITRRTLIHKMGEVNACLKQLDNKDIVDYERHQLMRRLRQLIAQSWHTDEIRKLRPSPVDEAKWGFAVVENSLWEGVPNYLRELNEQLEAHLNYKLPVDFVPVRFTSWMGGDRDGNPNVTADITRHVLLLSRWKATDLFLKDIQFLVSELSMVEATPELLALVGEEGAAEPYRHLMKMLRSRLMTTQAWLEARLKGEKLPKPAGLLTQNEQLWEPLYACYQSLQACGMGIIANGELLDTLRRVKCFGVPLVRIDIRQESTRHTEALGELTRYLGIGDYESWSEADKQAFLIRELNSKRPLLPRSWEPSNDTREVLDTCRVIAEAPHGSIAAYVISMAKTPSDVLAVHLLLKEAGIGFTMPVAPLFETLDDLNNADDVMTQLLNIDWYRGLIQGKQMVMIGYSDSAKDAGVMAASWAQYQAQDALIKTCEKAGIELTLFHGRGGSIGRGGAPAHAALLSQPPGSLKGGLRVTEQGEMIRFKYGLPEVTISSLSLYTAAILEANLLPPPEPKDSWCHIMDELSDISCKLYRGYVRENKDFVPYFRSATPEQELGKLPLGSRPAKRRPTGGVESLRAIPWIFAWTQNRLMLPAWLGAGTALQKVVEDGKQSELEAMCRDWPFFSTRLGMLEMVFSKADLWLAEYYDQRLVKKELWPLGEELRHRLEADINVVLAIANDSHLMADLPWIAESIQLRNIYTDPLNVLQAELLHRSRLAEEQGEAPDPRVEQALMVTIAGVAAGMRNTG from the coding sequence ATGAACGAACAATATTCCGCGTTGCGTAGTAATGTCAGTATGCTCGGCAAAGTGCTGGGAGAAACCATCAAGGATGCGCTGGGAGAGAACATTCTCGATCGCGTAGAAACAATCCGTAAGCTGTCTAAATCATCCCGCGCTGGCAATGAAGCGAACCGTCAGGAACTGCTCACTACGCTGCAGAATCTGTCTAACGACGAGCTGCTGCCAGTTGCCCGTGCGTTTAGTCAGTTCCTGAACCTGGCCAATACCGCCGAACAGTACCACAGCATTTCGCCAAAAGGCGAAGCTGCCAGCAACCCGGAAGTGATTGCCCGTACCCTGCGTAAACTGAAAGACCAGCCCAACCTCGATGAAGCGACAATCAAAAAAGCCGTGGAATCGCTCTCTCTGGAGCTGGTCCTGACCGCACACCCAACCGAAATCACCCGCCGTACGTTGATTCATAAAATGGGTGAGGTTAACGCATGCCTCAAGCAGCTTGATAACAAAGACATCGTCGATTACGAACGCCACCAGTTGATGCGCCGCCTGCGCCAGCTAATCGCCCAATCATGGCACACGGATGAAATCCGTAAACTGCGTCCCAGCCCGGTTGATGAAGCCAAATGGGGCTTCGCCGTGGTTGAAAATAGCCTGTGGGAAGGTGTACCGAACTATCTGCGTGAACTGAATGAACAGCTGGAAGCGCATCTGAACTACAAGCTGCCCGTCGATTTTGTCCCGGTCCGATTCACCTCGTGGATGGGCGGTGACCGTGACGGTAACCCGAACGTAACGGCAGATATCACCCGCCACGTGCTGCTGCTCAGCCGCTGGAAAGCGACCGATCTGTTCCTGAAAGACATCCAGTTTCTGGTTTCTGAACTGTCGATGGTCGAAGCCACGCCTGAGCTATTAGCGCTGGTGGGTGAAGAAGGCGCGGCAGAACCTTATCGCCATCTGATGAAAATGCTCCGTTCGCGTCTGATGACGACCCAGGCCTGGCTGGAAGCGCGTCTGAAAGGCGAAAAATTGCCGAAACCTGCAGGTCTGCTGACACAAAACGAGCAGCTATGGGAACCGCTGTACGCGTGTTATCAGTCACTGCAAGCCTGCGGTATGGGCATCATCGCCAATGGCGAACTGCTCGATACCTTGCGCCGAGTGAAATGTTTTGGCGTCCCGCTGGTGCGTATCGATATTCGTCAGGAAAGCACCCGTCATACCGAAGCGCTGGGCGAACTGACCCGTTACCTGGGCATTGGCGACTACGAAAGCTGGTCAGAAGCAGACAAACAGGCCTTCCTGATCCGAGAACTGAACTCCAAACGTCCACTGCTGCCGCGCAGCTGGGAACCGAGTAACGATACCCGCGAAGTCCTCGATACCTGTCGAGTGATTGCCGAAGCACCTCATGGTTCTATTGCTGCCTACGTGATCTCGATGGCAAAAACACCGTCGGATGTGCTGGCCGTTCACCTGCTGCTGAAAGAAGCCGGCATTGGTTTTACCATGCCGGTAGCGCCGCTGTTTGAAACGCTGGACGACCTCAACAATGCTGACGATGTAATGACTCAGTTGTTGAATATCGACTGGTACCGCGGTCTGATTCAGGGCAAGCAGATGGTCATGATTGGCTACTCTGATTCCGCAAAAGACGCAGGCGTGATGGCGGCGTCCTGGGCGCAATATCAGGCGCAAGATGCGTTGATCAAAACCTGCGAAAAAGCCGGCATTGAACTGACGTTGTTCCACGGCCGGGGTGGTTCTATCGGCCGCGGCGGCGCTCCGGCCCATGCGGCACTGCTCTCACAACCACCTGGCAGCCTGAAAGGCGGACTGCGCGTCACTGAGCAGGGTGAGATGATCCGCTTCAAATACGGTTTGCCGGAAGTGACCATCAGCAGCCTGTCTCTGTACACCGCCGCGATCCTGGAAGCCAACCTGCTACCACCGCCGGAACCGAAAGACAGCTGGTGCCATATTATGGATGAGCTGTCAGATATCTCCTGCAAGCTGTACCGTGGCTACGTGCGTGAGAACAAAGACTTTGTACCTTACTTCCGCTCAGCAACTCCCGAGCAGGAACTGGGTAAATTACCGCTCGGCTCACGTCCAGCTAAGCGCCGTCCGACCGGTGGGGTAGAGTCTTTGCGTGCCATTCCATGGATCTTCGCCTGGACACAAAACCGCCTGATGCTCCCGGCCTGGCTGGGCGCAGGTACCGCACTGCAAAAAGTGGTTGAAGACGGTAAACAGAGCGAACTTGAAGCGATGTGCCGCGACTGGCCATTCTTCTCCACGCGCCTTGGCATGCTGGAAATGGTGTTCTCGAAAGCGGACCTGTGGCTGGCAGAATACTACGATCAGCGTCTGGTCAAAAAAGAGCTGTGGCCGTTAGGTGAAGAACTGCGCCACCGTCTGGAAGCCGACATCAACGTGGTACTGGCAATCGCCAACGACTCACATTTGATGGCCGACCTGCCGTGGATTGCCGAGTCAATTCAGTTAAGAAATATTTATACCGATCCGTTGAACGTGCTACAGGCTGAACTGTTACACCGTTCGCGTCTGGCAGAAGAACAAGGTGAAGCCCCCGATCCGCGCGTTGAACAAGCGCTGATGGTCACCATCGCCGGTGTCGCAGCGGGCATGCGTAATACCGGTTAA